A genomic window from Sulfurospirillum multivorans DSM 12446 includes:
- a CDS encoding class I SAM-dependent methyltransferase has protein sequence MKKIILNPSQKHTNRKSYNWLIYDNFDRWLNAYARYYKGVLVDLGCGEAPYKEYFLSYVDQYIGVDWTHTLHNSKANVISDLNGKIQLENHFADTVISFSVMEHLCEPQIFLDESYRILKNGGYMILQVPWMWWVHESPYDYFRYSPYGLKYIFEKAGFRDIHVQPMSGFFTMLSLKMNYFSLRWIKGSLLRRFLTQCLLIPLWYTSQKLAPIFDKLHRGWSLESVGFFVIARKGDT, from the coding sequence ATGAAAAAAATTATTTTAAACCCAAGTCAAAAACATACAAATAGAAAATCTTATAATTGGTTAATTTATGATAATTTTGATAGATGGCTCAATGCGTATGCGCGTTATTACAAAGGGGTTTTAGTTGATTTGGGATGCGGTGAAGCACCTTATAAAGAATATTTTTTATCATACGTTGATCAGTATATCGGAGTTGATTGGACGCATACATTGCACAATTCAAAAGCCAATGTCATCTCTGATTTAAACGGTAAAATCCAGTTAGAAAATCATTTTGCAGATACTGTCATCTCGTTTTCTGTGATGGAGCATCTCTGTGAGCCTCAAATTTTCTTAGATGAAAGTTATCGAATCTTGAAAAATGGTGGATATATGATTCTCCAAGTTCCTTGGATGTGGTGGGTTCATGAATCGCCTTATGATTATTTCCGATATTCTCCGTATGGATTAAAATACATCTTTGAAAAAGCAGGTTTTAGGGATATCCATGTACAACCTATGAGTGGATTTTTTACAATGCTGTCTTTAAAAATGAATTATTTTAGTTTACGATGGATTAAAGGCTCTCTCCTGCGACGATTTTTAACACAATGTTTACTGATACCCCTTTGGTATACAAGCCAAAAATTAGCACCGATATTCGATAAACTCCATCGAGGATGGTCTCTTGAAAGTGTTGGATTTTTTGTAATAGCTAGAAAAGGAGATACATGA
- a CDS encoding motility associated factor glycosyltransferase family protein, whose amino-acid sequence MSFYEINFSALHQVNPAFASTLPLEDTPLHYEVFMDENSIESLNLVHTTLFKPLYDTAPSLAFAEQTASFEVFQEYPYFYFFGLGNGVLLKYLLSNSHLKRIVVIEPDPQIAYIVLHMIDFSQEIRDGRLVILGQEQLDFPSIAPLFKELEVQRYVKLYYLHVMTPFYEAFQELIHKSNHLFIETIHHTIALAGNDTTDALIGLKHHMTNLPCIPHTPPLFDLIKKVGTTDVAVLVSTGPSLAKQLPLLKKIAPYVRIFAVDASLPILIQQGIKPDVVTSIERVAITSRFFEETPKEAMKGIITVLSSLQHAEVIDSVQGHDVIISLRPLGYMRVTGPKEWGYIGIGMSAANMAYELIYHSHFKTCILIGQDLAYGKDGKSHASGHVFGENDVKQSAVDGWTVAYGGEGKVKTTAIWNMFRGFFEKDIAEAKARMETINATEGGARIFGAIELPFEKALSLHVKKKSAKTPLKLSHVSPKEITTITQNVMHTVASIEEYLRTTQHEVETLFLKVAQTCDALAAKHEVSNEAIHVLLEAIEGIRAKSKEEIFDKVIWHIAQSMMLVQEITIAPIEVRYAPDEASRRQKMVDLLHTYKGWLFSLAGCIDAIVKTMDYGNNRALIHTVHEIDVWHDNTQIDTITCKNMQAQNGRVFDADMRGILYDVPDEYLGQNMLFKDAKTGEILPEAFVRVIDRTDEQYNKLRFRASLEAPIDTAKITDLYCPNAIGFLATEENLNDKEFVRYIKALMVDFPKCTFKALYLNSKTPSLVSAKFETDSLEMVLLFDIWDIFKHVEVYMSNYERSYFNDIENTIVQYLRTNSTDVMCIGLGLNQQKTSLREHENKNPQYFGNFFDHLEALGFSNEDSEKYGHTFHEIYYKKASEYYDVDIDFNLNETVSRAYVYWNLKLGLKNHQFFKNNIKFVRQMLKFMIHE is encoded by the coding sequence ATGTCTTTTTACGAAATTAATTTTTCTGCCCTGCATCAGGTCAATCCAGCGTTTGCTTCGACATTACCGTTGGAAGACACGCCCCTTCATTACGAAGTTTTTATGGATGAAAATAGCATAGAGAGTCTCAATCTTGTGCATACAACGCTGTTTAAACCACTTTACGACACGGCTCCTAGCCTAGCGTTTGCTGAGCAAACAGCTTCTTTTGAAGTATTTCAAGAATACCCCTATTTCTACTTTTTTGGTTTGGGAAATGGCGTGTTGTTGAAATATTTACTCTCAAATTCTCATTTAAAGCGCATTGTGGTGATTGAGCCAGATCCGCAGATCGCTTATATTGTATTGCATATGATTGATTTTTCACAAGAGATACGCGATGGACGTTTGGTGATTTTAGGTCAAGAACAGCTGGATTTTCCTTCTATCGCACCCTTGTTTAAAGAACTTGAAGTGCAACGTTATGTTAAATTGTACTATTTGCATGTCATGACACCTTTTTATGAAGCATTTCAAGAACTGATTCATAAAAGCAATCATCTTTTTATTGAAACCATCCATCATACGATTGCTTTAGCAGGGAACGATACGACAGATGCTCTGATAGGGCTTAAACATCACATGACCAATCTGCCCTGCATCCCACATACGCCACCTCTTTTTGACCTGATTAAAAAAGTGGGTACGACGGATGTTGCGGTGCTTGTTTCCACAGGACCTTCGCTTGCGAAACAACTTCCTTTGCTTAAAAAAATAGCTCCGTATGTGAGGATATTTGCAGTCGATGCGAGTTTGCCGATCTTAATTCAACAGGGGATTAAACCTGATGTCGTAACCTCGATAGAACGTGTGGCGATTACCAGTCGTTTTTTTGAAGAGACACCCAAAGAAGCGATGAAAGGTATCATAACAGTTCTTAGCTCCTTGCAACATGCTGAAGTGATTGACAGTGTACAAGGTCATGATGTGATCATCAGTTTACGACCTTTGGGGTATATGCGCGTCACAGGTCCTAAAGAATGGGGATACATTGGTATCGGTATGAGTGCGGCGAATATGGCGTATGAACTTATTTACCACAGTCATTTTAAAACGTGTATTCTCATCGGACAAGATTTGGCGTATGGGAAAGATGGTAAAAGTCATGCGAGTGGGCATGTCTTTGGTGAAAATGATGTCAAACAGAGTGCGGTTGATGGCTGGACTGTGGCATATGGTGGTGAAGGCAAGGTCAAGACAACGGCTATTTGGAATATGTTTCGAGGATTTTTTGAAAAAGATATCGCCGAAGCCAAAGCGCGTATGGAGACGATTAATGCTACAGAAGGCGGGGCTCGTATTTTTGGGGCTATCGAGCTTCCTTTTGAAAAAGCACTCTCTTTACATGTAAAGAAAAAAAGCGCTAAAACGCCTCTCAAACTTTCTCACGTTTCTCCAAAAGAGATCACGACGATTACCCAAAATGTCATGCACACCGTTGCATCTATCGAGGAGTATCTTCGAACAACACAACACGAAGTGGAAACGCTTTTTTTAAAAGTAGCGCAAACGTGTGATGCCCTAGCTGCTAAGCACGAAGTGTCCAATGAGGCGATACACGTTTTATTGGAAGCTATTGAAGGGATAAGAGCGAAGAGTAAAGAGGAAATTTTTGATAAAGTGATCTGGCATATCGCTCAGTCAATGATGCTTGTTCAAGAGATCACTATTGCACCAATCGAAGTGCGGTATGCCCCTGATGAAGCGTCACGCCGTCAAAAAATGGTGGATCTTTTGCATACGTATAAAGGATGGCTTTTTTCATTGGCTGGATGCATCGATGCTATTGTCAAAACAATGGATTATGGCAACAACAGAGCCTTGATTCACACGGTTCATGAGATTGATGTTTGGCATGACAATACACAAATAGATACGATTACATGTAAAAATATGCAAGCTCAAAATGGACGTGTTTTTGATGCTGATATGCGAGGGATTTTATACGATGTTCCTGATGAATATTTAGGGCAAAACATGCTTTTTAAAGATGCAAAAACGGGCGAAATACTCCCTGAAGCTTTTGTGCGTGTCATTGACCGAACGGATGAGCAGTATAACAAACTACGTTTTAGGGCAAGCCTTGAAGCGCCGATCGATACAGCGAAGATCACAGATCTGTATTGCCCAAATGCGATAGGATTTTTAGCAACGGAAGAGAACTTGAATGATAAAGAGTTCGTAAGATACATTAAAGCATTGATGGTAGATTTCCCCAAATGTACGTTTAAAGCACTGTACCTTAACTCCAAGACACCTTCTCTTGTAAGCGCAAAATTTGAAACAGATTCCCTTGAAATGGTCTTGTTATTTGATATATGGGATATTTTTAAGCACGTAGAAGTGTATATGTCCAATTATGAGCGTTCATATTTTAATGATATAGAAAATACAATCGTGCAGTATTTAAGGACAAATTCAACGGATGTTATGTGCATAGGACTGGGGCTAAATCAGCAAAAGACCTCTCTACGAGAGCATGAAAATAAGAACCCTCAGTATTTTGGCAATTTTTTTGATCATCTAGAGGCATTAGGATTTAGTAACGAGGATAGTGAAAAATATGGACATACCTTCCATGAAATTTACTATAAAAAAGCCAGTGAATATTATGATGTAGATATTGATTTCAACTTAAATGAGACTGTATCAAGAGCGTATGTTTATTGGAATCTAAAGCTTGGTTTGAAAAATCATCAATTTTTCAAAAACAACATTAAGTTTGTGAGACAGATGTTAAAGTTTATGATTCATGAATGA
- a CDS encoding biotin synthase: MKKSIFLCSICNISSGSCAEDCGFCTQSAHHHADIERYKYKPIDQIVFEAKSAASNGALGFCLVTSGLGLDEKKLAFVTEAARAVRSALPEIHLIACNGMANIEQLRALKEAGVNSYNHNLESSKEFYKTICTTHTWESRYETCLHVKESGLFLCSGGIFGLGESKEDRASFIESVKSLSPETMPLNFYIQNPALPLKANPLSETEALEIITQVRAALPNTRLMVAGGREITFVSPNCDIFAAGADAIVIGDYLTTKGELPKKDREMIERLGYDIAISCHA; this comes from the coding sequence ATGAAAAAATCAATTTTTTTATGTTCTATTTGTAATATCTCCAGTGGAAGCTGTGCCGAGGATTGTGGATTTTGCACCCAAAGTGCACACCATCATGCAGACATTGAACGTTACAAATATAAACCTATCGATCAAATTGTTTTTGAAGCAAAAAGTGCCGCGAGTAATGGTGCTTTAGGATTTTGCCTCGTCACCTCAGGTCTGGGATTGGATGAGAAAAAGCTTGCCTTTGTTACTGAAGCGGCGCGTGCCGTGCGCTCAGCTCTTCCTGAGATTCACCTCATAGCCTGTAATGGCATGGCAAACATTGAGCAACTTCGCGCGCTTAAAGAGGCTGGTGTAAACTCATACAACCACAATCTTGAGAGCTCTAAAGAGTTTTATAAAACAATCTGCACCACGCACACATGGGAAAGTCGTTACGAAACCTGTTTACATGTAAAAGAGTCAGGGCTTTTCTTGTGCAGTGGTGGCATTTTTGGTTTAGGCGAAAGTAAAGAAGATCGCGCTTCGTTTATCGAAAGTGTCAAATCACTAAGCCCTGAGACAATGCCACTGAATTTTTACATTCAAAACCCCGCACTACCACTCAAAGCAAACCCGTTAAGTGAAACAGAAGCGTTAGAAATTATTACGCAAGTAAGAGCGGCACTGCCTAATACACGGTTGATGGTTGCTGGAGGACGCGAGATCACATTTGTTAGCCCCAATTGCGATATATTTGCAGCCGGAGCCGATGCCATCGTTATTGGCGACTATCTGACCACCAAAGGTGAACTGCCTAAAAAAGATCGCGAGATGATTGAACGTTTAGGATACGATATTGCGATAAGCTGTCACGCGTAG
- the topA gene encoding type I DNA topoisomerase: protein MKNLIIVESPTKAKTIKNFLGKDYTVVASKGHIRDLPKSSFGIKIDNQTFIPEYRIPKDHAAVVKEIKDLAKTADQVYIATDEDREGEAIGFHIATAIGKDPQSLPRIVFHEITKNAITHALENPRVLDASSINAQQARRLLDRIVGYKLSPLLSSKIQKGLSAGRVQSSSLKIIVDREKEIKAFKEEEFWNIDALFNKTIESSLVEFEGEKIEKMTITNTERAHAIKEKLLQETFKVALLEKKERESSPSPAFMTSTLQQSASSSLGYSPKKSMMIAQTLYEGVKTHQGVMGVITYMRTDSLNISKEAIEAARDQIKKNYGDAYLPKKPRFYANKSKSAQEAHEAIRPTILEFTPNIAKEFLKPDELKLYTLIYNRFLASQMNNARFESQTLMFESNSGKFKASGRKLLFDGFYKVYGDNDKDKLLPDLTLGQEVKLTKIDANQHFTEPPSRYSEASLIKKLEGLGIGRPSTYAPTISVLTARDYITIEKKQIIPTEIAFQVTELLEKHFPQIVDSSFTSTMEERLDLIAEDKEDWQAILWEFYEPFEAQVAKGKTDIESQKVVVFTGEICPECGKELVRRKGRFGEFIACSTYPTCKYTQNLKKISETAPKEKITLAVPCPECGGPILERSSRRGKFFGCGNYPKCKFISNHEPTEKKCPECDYIMAKRELRKKEIFECIKCKHKEDA, encoded by the coding sequence TTGAAAAATCTCATTATTGTCGAATCCCCGACTAAAGCAAAAACGATTAAGAATTTTTTAGGTAAAGACTATACAGTTGTCGCTTCCAAAGGACATATCCGCGATCTTCCCAAAAGCAGTTTTGGTATCAAGATCGATAACCAAACGTTCATACCAGAGTATCGCATCCCAAAAGATCATGCCGCTGTGGTCAAAGAGATCAAAGATCTTGCCAAAACCGCTGATCAAGTCTATATCGCGACCGATGAGGACCGCGAGGGTGAAGCCATTGGTTTTCATATCGCTACTGCCATTGGTAAAGACCCACAGTCGCTTCCACGTATCGTCTTTCACGAAATTACCAAAAATGCCATCACCCATGCGCTTGAAAATCCTAGGGTTTTAGATGCAAGCAGCATTAACGCGCAACAAGCGAGGCGCTTGTTGGACCGAATCGTTGGGTATAAGCTCTCTCCACTCCTCTCTTCCAAAATCCAAAAAGGGTTAAGTGCAGGACGCGTTCAATCTTCCAGTCTTAAAATCATTGTGGATCGTGAAAAAGAGATAAAGGCGTTTAAAGAAGAAGAGTTCTGGAACATCGATGCACTGTTTAACAAAACCATTGAGTCCTCTTTGGTCGAGTTTGAAGGTGAAAAAATCGAAAAGATGACGATCACCAACACAGAACGTGCCCATGCGATCAAAGAAAAACTCCTTCAAGAAACGTTTAAAGTAGCCCTTTTAGAGAAAAAAGAGCGTGAGAGTTCACCAAGTCCTGCGTTTATGACGTCAACCCTTCAACAAAGTGCGTCTAGTAGCCTAGGCTATTCGCCTAAGAAAAGTATGATGATCGCGCAAACTTTGTACGAAGGTGTTAAAACGCACCAAGGTGTCATGGGTGTCATCACCTATATGAGAACGGACTCCCTCAATATTTCCAAGGAAGCAATCGAAGCGGCACGTGATCAAATCAAAAAAAACTATGGTGATGCGTATCTGCCTAAAAAACCACGTTTTTATGCTAACAAATCTAAAAGTGCCCAAGAGGCGCACGAAGCGATTCGCCCTACTATCTTAGAATTTACTCCAAATATTGCCAAAGAGTTTCTCAAACCTGATGAACTCAAGCTCTATACACTCATCTACAACCGTTTTTTAGCGTCTCAAATGAACAATGCACGTTTTGAATCCCAAACGTTGATGTTTGAAAGCAACAGTGGAAAGTTCAAAGCCAGCGGTCGCAAGCTTCTTTTTGATGGTTTCTATAAAGTCTATGGAGACAATGACAAAGATAAACTTTTGCCAGACCTAACACTTGGACAAGAGGTCAAACTGACCAAAATTGATGCCAACCAACACTTTACAGAGCCACCATCACGTTATTCCGAAGCGAGCCTTATTAAAAAACTTGAAGGTCTTGGCATTGGTCGTCCATCAACCTATGCACCAACCATCTCGGTTTTAACGGCGCGTGATTACATTACGATTGAGAAAAAACAGATCATCCCCACCGAAATTGCCTTTCAAGTAACCGAGCTTTTAGAAAAGCATTTCCCCCAAATTGTTGACTCCTCGTTTACCTCTACGATGGAAGAAAGACTTGACTTAATCGCTGAAGACAAAGAGGATTGGCAGGCGATTTTATGGGAATTTTATGAGCCTTTTGAAGCACAGGTTGCCAAAGGTAAAACGGACATCGAAAGCCAAAAAGTGGTTGTTTTCACCGGCGAAATATGCCCAGAGTGTGGTAAAGAGCTTGTCAGACGCAAAGGGCGTTTTGGCGAGTTTATTGCATGCAGTACGTATCCTACATGTAAATACACCCAAAACCTTAAAAAAATAAGTGAAACAGCTCCTAAGGAAAAAATAACCCTTGCGGTGCCTTGTCCTGAATGTGGAGGACCTATCTTAGAGCGCAGTTCACGCAGAGGTAAATTCTTTGGTTGTGGGAACTACCCAAAATGCAAATTTATCTCTAACCACGAACCGACTGAGAAAAAATGCCCAGAATGTGACTACATCATGGCAAAACGCGAACTGCGTAAAAAAGAAATTTTTGAATGTATCAAATGCAAACATAAAGAGGACGCTTAA
- a CDS encoding dTDP-4-amino-4,6-dideoxyglucose formyltransferase: MIDNKFIYEQFTKIFQKRGFLVDYYCSPKSDAIFREEIESSKIVPIILKNNYNHLIDSGYVLGMSCHSKQVFPRELVTSIRCINIHPGFNPYNRGWFPQVFSIINKLPIGVTIHVMDEEIDHGDIIVQEEMETLPDDRSFEVYKRILNKEIQLLEKYIDVIVSNRYTTIKPSQEGNYNSIQDYHNICKIDLAKKVTMKEAIDYLRAMTHPPYENSYFIDENGDKIFISINLKKNP, from the coding sequence GTGATTGATAATAAATTTATTTATGAGCAATTTACAAAAATTTTTCAAAAAAGAGGATTTTTGGTAGATTATTATTGCAGTCCAAAAAGTGATGCAATCTTTCGAGAAGAGATCGAAAGCAGTAAAATTGTACCAATAATTTTAAAAAATAATTACAATCACTTAATAGATAGTGGATATGTTTTGGGTATGTCTTGTCATTCAAAGCAAGTCTTCCCGCGAGAACTTGTCACGAGTATTCGATGTATAAATATTCATCCAGGATTTAATCCTTATAATCGCGGGTGGTTTCCACAAGTATTTTCCATCATAAACAAATTGCCTATTGGTGTAACAATTCATGTTATGGATGAAGAGATAGATCATGGTGATATTATCGTCCAAGAAGAGATGGAGACATTGCCAGATGATAGATCATTTGAGGTGTACAAGCGAATTTTAAATAAAGAAATTCAATTATTAGAAAAATATATTGATGTTATTGTCTCTAACCGTTATACGACAATTAAACCTTCGCAGGAAGGAAATTATAATTCTATTCAAGACTATCATAATATTTGTAAGATTGATCTTGCTAAAAAAGTTACAATGAAAGAAGCGATAGATTACTTAAGAGCAATGACGCACCCTCCGTATGAAAATAGCTATTTTATTGATGAGAATGGAGATAAAATTTTCATCTCAATAAATTTAAAAAAAAATCCATGA
- a CDS encoding flagellin B, protein MSFRINTNIAALTAQTSLNKTSNSLNDSLSKLSSGLRINSAADDASGMSIADSLRSQANSLSQAISNANDGVSIAQIADGAMDEQISILDTIKTKATQAAQDGQSTSSRKALQSDIASLLTELDNIASTTSYNGKSLLSGNFTNSEFQIGAYANQTISMSIGATSSDKIGQTRFETTDMMSGTGKVSMVFSSASGADITIASVIISTSAGTGVGALANEINKSTDATGVSASWSLTQTGDSAVVSGTTGVITINGVTIASSLDVKANDSSGTLVDAINQYSATTGVSASVNSEGALELTSSDGRAIEVAGLANTTGDAGIADGTYAGRLTLTKAGAADINYTATVTSGSVSVDTSANQTSVGLKDMMGTISSSVAEAMGAFTNDYAVGANEDIGAGVTTYAGAQAMIKIAQTAQESLDGIRASIGSVQNQLESTISNISVTQVNVTSAESQIRDVDFATESANYSKYNILAQSGSYALSQANSVQQNVLKLLQ, encoded by the coding sequence ATGAGTTTCCGTATTAATACAAACATTGCGGCTCTTACTGCGCAAACCAGCCTTAACAAAACAAGTAACAGTTTGAACGACTCGCTCTCCAAATTGTCTTCAGGTTTGAGAATCAACTCTGCAGCTGATGATGCATCAGGTATGTCAATTGCTGACTCTCTTCGTTCACAAGCTAATTCTCTTAGCCAAGCGATCTCTAATGCGAACGATGGTGTATCTATCGCTCAAATTGCGGATGGTGCGATGGATGAGCAAATTAGTATTCTTGATACTATCAAAACCAAAGCAACGCAAGCAGCACAAGATGGTCAAAGCACAAGCTCTCGTAAAGCGCTTCAATCTGACATCGCTTCTTTGTTGACGGAACTTGATAATATCGCTTCTACAACTTCGTACAACGGTAAAAGTTTGCTCTCTGGTAACTTTACCAACTCTGAGTTCCAAATCGGTGCGTATGCTAACCAAACCATTAGCATGAGTATTGGTGCAACCAGTTCTGATAAAATCGGTCAAACGCGTTTTGAAACGACTGATATGATGTCGGGTACGGGTAAAGTGTCAATGGTGTTTTCATCAGCATCGGGTGCAGACATTACGATTGCTTCTGTTATTATCAGTACTAGTGCAGGTACGGGTGTTGGTGCATTGGCAAATGAGATCAATAAAAGTACGGATGCAACAGGTGTGAGTGCAAGCTGGAGTTTGACACAAACAGGTGATTCAGCAGTTGTCTCAGGTACTACAGGAGTAATCACGATTAACGGTGTTACGATTGCCTCTTCTCTTGATGTTAAAGCAAACGATAGTAGCGGTACGTTAGTTGATGCGATCAATCAATACTCTGCAACAACAGGTGTTAGCGCAAGTGTTAACTCTGAGGGTGCACTAGAGCTTACCTCAAGCGATGGTCGTGCTATTGAAGTTGCTGGCTTAGCTAACACTACTGGTGATGCTGGAATTGCTGATGGTACCTATGCGGGTCGTTTAACATTGACAAAAGCAGGTGCAGCGGATATTAATTATACTGCTACCGTAACAAGTGGTTCCGTAAGTGTTGATACGTCTGCTAATCAAACAAGTGTTGGACTTAAAGATATGATGGGTACGATCAGCTCTTCTGTTGCAGAAGCCATGGGTGCCTTTACCAATGATTATGCTGTTGGTGCAAACGAAGATATCGGTGCGGGTGTTACAACGTATGCAGGTGCACAAGCGATGATCAAAATTGCTCAAACTGCACAAGAGTCACTTGATGGTATTCGTGCAAGTATCGGTTCTGTTCAAAATCAATTGGAATCAACGATCAGTAACATCTCTGTAACTCAAGTAAACGTTACATCAGCGGAATCTCAAATCCGTGACGTTGACTTTGCAACTGAGTCAGCAAACTACTCAAAATATAACATTCTTGCGCAATCAGGAAGTTATGCGTTGAGTCAAGCAAACTCAGTACAACAAAACGTTCTTAAATTATTACAATAA
- a CDS encoding DegT/DnrJ/EryC1/StrS family aminotransferase, with protein sequence MGVINVTKTYLPNKEKYKSYIDEIYANGWVTNNGSLVQRLEKKLAEYLGVKNIVLVSNGTVALEIAYRTLGLKGFVITTPFSFVATTSSLVTNGLLPIFADIDKQTFNLNPKNIEKLITPNTSAILPVHVFGNACDVEAIDKISKKYHLKVIYDAAHAFGVRYKDQSILNYGEISTLSFHATKIFHTIEGGALIINDDALVKKARYLINFGIKNAEEIPELGTNAKMNEFEAAMGLCILDDIEAIHQKRKIVYERYRCELHNVVQMQTQNHNATQNYGYFPVVFKNETQLKKVETVLRKQNIFTRRYFYPSLDTLHYIEPKQYMSISRNIASKILCLPMYGELSEDIQKNIIDSIKRAVV encoded by the coding sequence ATGGGAGTGATTAATGTTACCAAAACATATTTGCCAAACAAAGAAAAATACAAAAGTTATATTGATGAAATATATGCTAATGGGTGGGTGACCAATAATGGTTCATTAGTACAAAGACTTGAAAAAAAATTGGCTGAATACTTAGGCGTAAAAAACATTGTTCTTGTGTCAAATGGTACAGTTGCCCTTGAAATAGCCTATAGAACACTGGGATTAAAGGGCTTTGTTATAACAACTCCTTTTAGCTTTGTTGCAACAACAAGCTCTCTTGTGACCAATGGGCTTTTGCCTATTTTTGCAGATATTGATAAGCAAACCTTTAATCTAAATCCCAAAAATATAGAGAAACTCATTACGCCTAATACTTCTGCTATTCTTCCTGTTCATGTCTTTGGTAATGCTTGTGATGTGGAAGCAATAGATAAGATATCTAAAAAGTATCATTTGAAAGTGATTTATGATGCGGCACATGCTTTTGGTGTAAGATATAAAGATCAAAGTATCTTGAATTATGGAGAGATATCAACCCTTAGTTTTCATGCCACAAAAATTTTTCATACCATTGAAGGTGGGGCATTGATCATTAACGATGATGCCTTGGTAAAAAAGGCGAGATATCTTATAAATTTTGGCATTAAGAATGCTGAGGAGATACCAGAGCTTGGAACCAACGCAAAAATGAATGAGTTTGAAGCGGCAATGGGTCTTTGCATCTTAGATGATATAGAAGCAATACATCAGAAGCGAAAAATCGTTTATGAAAGGTATCGATGTGAATTACACAATGTTGTACAAATGCAAACACAAAATCATAATGCTACCCAAAATTATGGTTATTTTCCTGTAGTTTTTAAAAATGAAACGCAACTTAAGAAAGTGGAAACAGTCCTTAGAAAACAAAATATTTTTACTCGAAGATATTTTTACCCTTCTCTTGATACGTTACATTACATAGAGCCAAAACAGTACATGTCAATATCAAGAAATATTGCAAGCAAGATTTTGTGTTTACCAATGTATGGCGAGTTATCTGAAGATATTCAAAAAAACATTATAGATAGCATTAAGAGAGCTGTGGTATGA
- a CDS encoding TDP-N-acetylfucosamine:lipid II N-acetylfucosaminyltransferase translates to MNEATILHVMILDKFLPSFIDFIDEHFGRENHHYVFITSEKYEYGLTKEHNVEFLHTDDDIFITLLECMIQAKKIILHGLWRDKIDLLLYSNQTLLKKCYWVMWGGDFYFPETKSVMRKEVIKKMGHCIPVNYGDYLYIKEHYTSSAIYHECLNYPRSILIQNKDFSVERNKDNVKKVLVGNSATQTNFHFEIFDKLRGTNNIEVYVPLSYGDKDYAKEVIAYGRKCFQYFYPLVHSMDSSSYQLFLETMDVAIFKHNRQQAVSTMMSLLGMGKTVYMSKIPTTWEMFAHLGMFIKDIDIFTALDEISTAEARFNISTINDTFSERKAAYAWGKVFSYGSD, encoded by the coding sequence ATGAATGAGGCTACAATCTTACATGTAATGATACTTGACAAGTTTCTTCCCTCTTTTATTGACTTTATAGATGAACATTTTGGAAGAGAGAATCACCACTATGTATTTATTACAAGTGAAAAATATGAATATGGACTCACAAAAGAGCATAATGTTGAATTTTTACATACAGATGATGATATTTTTATAACGCTTTTGGAGTGTATGATACAGGCAAAAAAAATTATACTCCACGGCCTTTGGCGAGATAAAATTGATCTTTTATTGTATTCGAATCAAACATTGCTCAAAAAATGCTATTGGGTTATGTGGGGTGGGGATTTTTATTTTCCTGAGACGAAAAGCGTGATGAGAAAAGAAGTGATCAAAAAGATGGGGCATTGCATACCTGTCAATTATGGCGATTATCTGTATATTAAAGAACATTATACTTCTAGCGCGATCTATCATGAGTGTTTAAATTATCCAAGATCTATTTTAATTCAAAATAAAGACTTTAGTGTCGAGAGAAACAAGGATAACGTGAAAAAAGTTTTAGTTGGGAATTCGGCAACTCAAACAAATTTTCATTTTGAAATTTTTGACAAATTACGTGGCACGAATAATATTGAAGTTTATGTCCCTTTATCGTATGGCGATAAAGATTATGCAAAAGAAGTTATTGCCTATGGTAGAAAATGTTTTCAATATTTTTATCCACTTGTTCATTCAATGGACTCGTCTTCTTATCAATTATTTTTAGAAACCATGGATGTTGCAATCTTCAAACATAACCGACAACAAGCCGTTAGTACGATGATGTCATTGCTTGGTATGGGTAAAACAGTTTATATGTCAAAAATTCCAACAACATGGGAGATGTTTGCACATTTAGGAATGTTTATTAAAGATATTGATATATTTACAGCGCTGGATGAAATTTCAACAGCTGAGGCTCGTTTTAATATTTCGACGATTAATGATACTTTTTCTGAGAGAAAAGCAGCTTATGCATGGGGAAAGGTTTTTAGCTATGGGAGTGATTAA